The proteins below come from a single Candidatus Zixiibacteriota bacterium genomic window:
- a CDS encoding (Fe-S)-binding protein: MSHSEVPVSTLRSEPLLRPKVQGEALKQSVTAACRAIRGGPKALRLYMETCIRCGTCAEVCPVYHGEPTELRNPVRRSDLVRGVYKRHCTTSGKLFGSAVGAQDFNGDMERFVTAFYECTGCRRCATFCPMGIDNSVITRKGRAIADGLGWTPERLQRVVKISLETGNTDGANEAALKDTVRFLEEEIKDQCSIDVRIPYDEMGAEIFFVPPSGDLLVNPEAVMGIAKVFHKLGQSWTLSSRAFDGANYGLFTGDDKSMKEDNKLYIDEAKRLGCNTLMMGECGHAHRIMKFMMEKGKWWGDLPFEITNVLQYTADMVKRGALRFDRSANPEPVTYHDPCNFGRSCGIVEEPRIIMRAACADFREMTPNRHLNWCCGGGGGLSAMDEIKAFRMEVSGKMKLKQIDDTGAKFCAAPCSNCKRQLAQLMEHHNRDVVIGGVHDVVFRALMM, from the coding sequence ATGTCACACTCGGAAGTTCCGGTATCAACGCTAAGAAGCGAGCCGCTCCTCCGCCCCAAAGTGCAGGGCGAGGCACTCAAACAGTCCGTCACCGCCGCCTGCCGGGCGATCCGCGGAGGGCCAAAAGCTCTTCGGCTCTACATGGAAACCTGCATTCGCTGCGGTACGTGCGCCGAGGTGTGTCCGGTCTATCACGGTGAGCCGACCGAATTGCGCAACCCGGTTAGGCGCTCCGACCTGGTGCGCGGCGTCTACAAGCGACACTGCACAACCTCAGGAAAGCTCTTTGGTTCTGCAGTCGGCGCTCAGGATTTCAACGGCGATATGGAGCGCTTTGTCACTGCTTTCTACGAGTGTACGGGATGCCGCCGCTGCGCCACCTTCTGCCCCATGGGTATCGACAACTCGGTGATCACGCGCAAGGGCAGGGCGATCGCCGATGGCCTGGGCTGGACCCCGGAACGATTGCAAAGAGTGGTCAAAATATCGCTGGAAACCGGAAATACCGATGGCGCCAATGAGGCCGCGCTGAAAGATACCGTGCGTTTTCTCGAAGAAGAAATCAAGGACCAGTGCAGCATAGACGTCCGCATACCGTACGACGAGATGGGCGCGGAAATCTTCTTCGTGCCGCCGTCGGGCGATCTCCTCGTAAATCCCGAGGCGGTCATGGGCATCGCCAAAGTTTTTCACAAGCTGGGACAGAGTTGGACGCTTAGTTCGAGAGCCTTTGACGGAGCCAACTACGGCCTGTTCACGGGCGACGACAAGTCGATGAAAGAGGACAACAAGCTGTACATCGACGAGGCTAAGCGGCTCGGCTGCAACACCCTCATGATGGGCGAATGCGGGCATGCTCACCGGATCATGAAATTCATGATGGAAAAGGGGAAATGGTGGGGCGATTTGCCTTTCGAGATCACCAATGTCCTTCAGTACACGGCCGACATGGTGAAGCGGGGCGCCCTCCGGTTCGACCGGAGCGCGAATCCCGAACCGGTTACTTATCACGATCCCTGCAACTTCGGCCGCAGCTGTGGAATTGTGGAAGAGCCGCGAATCATCATGAGAGCGGCCTGCGCCGATTTCCGCGAGATGACCCCCAACCGCCACTTGAACTGGTGTTGCGGCGGGGGTGGCGGCCTGTCGGCCATGGACGAAATCAAGGCTTTTCGGATGGAAGTATCGGGCAAGATGAAACTGAAACAGATCGATGACACCGGCGCGAAATTCTGCGCCGCCCCCTGTTCGAATTGCAAGCGTCAGTTGGCGCAGCTAATGGAGCACCATAATCGCGACGTTGTGATCGGCGGGGTACATGATGTCGTGTTTCGCGCCCTTATGATGTAA
- a CDS encoding TonB-dependent receptor yields the protein MMFSFPSFESSCVAILTAAVVAAPLSALCAGFSGVVSDETDGRPLLGATVSLHPVRMAGKTLGMATADDGSFDIENIPPGEYLVSISFVGYSTATIQLTFSSDSEQIRREIGLTPRAIDLHTISVTASRRPEKLNDAPAAVSVVGAETIQERTTLTPTDHVSNLPGVDMARTGLNQTNMVTRGFNNIFSTALLVLVDNRFARVPSLRYNAYNFIPTVDADIERIEMVSGPGSALYGPNSAAGVMHMITKSPFESEGTTVSLGGGERELMLGSFRHAGNVNNRVGYKFSGQYYEGLDWKHHEPSEPDQVAKFRPTPQGPDTVSGLVSNARDFKIKKLAGEARVDFLINENTSLIVNGGYNRGDGIELTGVSAAQAIDWAYTYFQTRFRYKDLFVQGYVNASDAGDTYLLNTGQLIVDRSRTWVAQVQHSYQPDERWSLTYGADGIFTRPNTDYTINGRNEDNDNVDEVGAYVQAEHRLSDHVKLLGAARVDDHNRLKDLVFSPRAAVVYQPDENNSLRFTYNRAYATPDINNLYLDIMQSYDPFGIGASFEPALGFRPDINVRVHGVPETGFHWRIDENGPLFRSPFAPLDPRELTTSDYIEFDDPVFTNVMWSAGRGAVRAGLQQRLTAAGLDPVTVGAMMAAVDSVTPASVAGVNNTMMTFNPDTRTFDPSDVSDIGDIDPLEPSFTQTFEIGYKGVLRDRLRFSVDAYRTKKHSFVGPLTVETPNVFLDPTTLGGYLGPQFLNNYMAEDPTTRATLDQLDNPSFGGNGNGTPVDELTTMFTSGAARIPFGTVSPEESLDPTDLLVTYRNFGDVTLYGVDLSFAYHLNRHWDIGGSYSYISKNFFAKDAEQVHDIYLNSPRNKFGLSLQYNSPKRQFEAQARLRYVDAFNMISPFIGSRVDSYVLVDLTSGIDLLADTRFTLTVQNVLDNRHIEFVGAPELGRLAIARVTQTI from the coding sequence ATGATGTTCTCTTTCCCTTCCTTCGAATCCTCGTGCGTGGCCATTCTCACTGCGGCGGTGGTCGCGGCGCCCCTGAGCGCGCTGTGCGCCGGGTTCAGCGGCGTGGTCTCTGACGAAACCGATGGCCGGCCATTGCTGGGCGCCACCGTGAGTCTGCACCCCGTGCGCATGGCCGGTAAGACTCTCGGTATGGCCACGGCCGATGACGGCTCATTCGATATAGAGAATATTCCGCCGGGCGAATATCTGGTCAGTATTTCTTTTGTGGGATATTCTACAGCAACGATTCAGCTGACGTTCAGCAGCGACTCCGAGCAGATTCGCCGTGAGATCGGCCTCACGCCTCGGGCGATCGACCTGCATACCATCTCAGTGACGGCGTCGCGCCGACCCGAGAAGCTTAACGATGCTCCCGCCGCGGTCAGCGTGGTTGGCGCCGAAACCATCCAGGAGCGCACTACGCTTACCCCCACCGACCATGTCTCCAACTTGCCCGGTGTGGACATGGCTCGCACCGGCCTGAACCAGACCAACATGGTCACGCGCGGATTCAACAACATCTTCTCCACGGCGCTGCTCGTGCTGGTGGACAACCGTTTCGCGCGGGTGCCATCGCTGCGTTACAACGCCTACAATTTCATCCCGACTGTCGATGCCGATATCGAACGCATCGAAATGGTCTCCGGTCCGGGCTCGGCCCTTTACGGGCCGAATTCCGCCGCCGGAGTGATGCACATGATCACAAAATCGCCGTTCGAGTCGGAGGGAACCACGGTCAGTCTCGGCGGCGGCGAGCGCGAGCTGATGCTCGGGTCGTTTCGCCACGCCGGCAACGTGAATAACCGGGTCGGCTACAAGTTCAGCGGCCAGTACTACGAGGGACTCGACTGGAAACACCATGAGCCGTCCGAGCCGGACCAGGTCGCCAAGTTCCGCCCCACCCCGCAGGGACCCGACACGGTTAGCGGACTGGTGAGCAACGCGCGTGATTTCAAGATCAAGAAGCTGGCCGGCGAGGCGCGGGTGGATTTCCTTATCAACGAGAACACATCGTTGATTGTCAACGGCGGCTACAATCGCGGCGACGGCATCGAGCTGACCGGCGTTAGCGCGGCGCAGGCGATCGACTGGGCCTATACCTATTTTCAGACACGATTTCGCTACAAAGATCTGTTCGTGCAGGGGTATGTTAACGCCAGCGACGCCGGTGATACCTATCTTCTGAACACCGGGCAGTTGATTGTCGATCGCTCGCGCACCTGGGTCGCCCAGGTACAACACAGCTATCAACCCGATGAGCGGTGGAGCCTGACCTATGGCGCGGATGGTATCTTCACCCGCCCCAATACCGATTACACGATCAATGGCCGCAACGAGGATAACGACAATGTCGACGAAGTCGGCGCGTACGTTCAGGCCGAGCACCGGCTTTCGGATCATGTCAAACTGCTGGGCGCGGCTCGTGTAGACGATCACAACCGCCTGAAGGACCTGGTCTTCTCGCCGCGCGCGGCGGTCGTCTACCAACCCGATGAAAACAACAGCCTACGGTTTACTTACAACCGCGCCTATGCCACGCCGGATATTAACAATCTGTACCTGGATATCATGCAGTCATACGACCCGTTTGGGATAGGCGCAAGTTTCGAACCCGCCCTCGGGTTTCGGCCGGACATAAACGTGCGCGTGCATGGCGTGCCTGAAACCGGGTTCCACTGGCGGATAGACGAAAACGGCCCCCTGTTTCGCTCTCCATTTGCACCGCTCGATCCGCGTGAACTCACCACGAGTGACTACATCGAATTTGACGACCCTGTTTTCACCAACGTTATGTGGTCGGCTGGGCGTGGCGCGGTCAGGGCCGGTCTGCAGCAGCGCCTGACCGCGGCCGGTCTCGATCCCGTCACGGTCGGTGCCATGATGGCAGCCGTTGACAGTGTAACCCCAGCCAGCGTGGCCGGTGTCAACAATACGATGATGACATTCAATCCCGATACGCGGACGTTTGATCCCTCGGATGTCAGCGATATTGGTGATATCGATCCCCTTGAACCGTCGTTTACCCAGACTTTTGAAATTGGCTATAAAGGTGTGCTGCGCGACCGACTGCGATTTTCTGTCGATGCCTACCGCACAAAGAAACACAGTTTTGTAGGGCCGCTGACTGTCGAAACACCCAACGTCTTTCTTGATCCGACTACGCTGGGAGGATACCTTGGCCCGCAATTCCTGAACAACTACATGGCTGAAGATCCCACCACACGCGCCACCCTGGACCAATTAGACAATCCCTCCTTCGGCGGCAACGGCAATGGCACGCCGGTCGATGAGTTGACTACTATGTTTACCTCCGGCGCGGCGCGTATCCCGTTCGGCACGGTCAGCCCCGAAGAGTCGCTCGATCCGACCGACCTGCTCGTCACTTATCGCAACTTCGGCGACGTGACCCTTTACGGTGTCGATCTCTCTTTCGCCTACCATCTGAATCGCCATTGGGACATCGGCGGGAGCTATTCGTATATCAGCAAGAACTTTTTCGCCAAAGACGCCGAACAGGTGCATGACATCTACCTGAACTCTCCGCGGAACAAGTTCGGCCTGTCATTGCAGTACAATAGTCCGAAGCGGCAATTTGAGGCTCAGGCGCGGTTGCGCTATGTTGACGCCTTCAACATGATCAGCCCGTTTATCGGCAGCCGGGTGGATTCGTATGTTCTGGTGGATTTGACATCCGGTATCGACCTGCTGGCGGATACGCGCTTCACGCTGACTGTACAGAACGTCCTGGACAATCGCCATATCGAGTTTGTCGGCGCGCCGGAACTGGGTCGCCTGGCAATCGCCCGCGTGACGCAGACGATTTAG
- a CDS encoding YciI family protein, which produces MTPNHFIIVYRPPRPTFAEDATEKESAIIGEHFEFLKRLLADKVLLIAGRTDDASMGIAVFQAPDRPAAEKIMRADPAVKAGVFSAELHRYRLALFAGK; this is translated from the coding sequence ATGACCCCCAATCATTTTATTATCGTGTATCGACCACCAAGGCCGACCTTTGCCGAAGATGCAACCGAAAAGGAATCGGCTATAATCGGTGAGCATTTCGAGTTTCTCAAAAGGCTGCTGGCCGACAAAGTGCTTTTGATCGCCGGCCGCACCGACGATGCCAGCATGGGGATTGCGGTTTTTCAAGCTCCTGATCGCCCGGCGGCGGAGAAGATCATGCGGGCCGATCCGGCCGTGAAGGCCGGGGTGTTCAGCGCCGAGCTGCATCGGTATCGGCTGGCTCTGTTTGCGGGGAAGTAG